In Archangium violaceum, the following are encoded in one genomic region:
- a CDS encoding alpha/beta hydrolase, whose product MKTRWLLPAALLLAITGCGELTGGAEGEVTYAEVPSPSEPGGVHPLTLDIAVPEGPGPFPAIVFIHGGGWVIGDLDENGERIQEASRRGFVGVTINYRLANLDDGHGKALHPWPAQLQDVRCALRWLAANAATYKVDTARVGVLGGSAGGHLAMMSAYARNEARFEPDYCPYSENLEVKAVVSMCGAGDPASVYETTDWWIKPYVTRFLALPDGAKVRDAPEVFADVSNLTYMGHGPRVPLLILQGTADTLVLPEVQRAFAVSARLLGQEVHVEYLEGAGHDIDATHRAESDELIWRWFGERL is encoded by the coding sequence ATGAAGACGAGGTGGTTGTTACCCGCGGCCTTGCTGCTGGCCATCACGGGATGCGGTGAGCTCACGGGTGGCGCGGAAGGCGAGGTCACGTACGCGGAGGTGCCCAGCCCGAGTGAGCCCGGTGGGGTGCATCCGTTGACACTCGACATCGCGGTGCCAGAGGGGCCGGGTCCCTTTCCCGCGATCGTCTTCATCCATGGTGGCGGATGGGTCATCGGAGATCTGGACGAAAACGGAGAGCGAATCCAGGAAGCGAGCCGGCGGGGCTTCGTCGGGGTGACCATCAACTATCGGCTCGCGAACCTCGATGATGGACACGGCAAGGCCCTCCACCCCTGGCCGGCGCAACTGCAGGACGTGCGGTGTGCGCTCCGGTGGCTCGCCGCGAATGCCGCCACGTACAAAGTGGATACGGCCCGAGTGGGGGTGCTCGGCGGGTCCGCGGGTGGGCACCTCGCGATGATGTCGGCGTACGCCCGGAACGAAGCACGCTTCGAGCCGGACTATTGCCCCTACAGCGAGAACCTCGAGGTGAAGGCCGTTGTGTCCATGTGCGGAGCCGGTGACCCCGCGTCCGTCTATGAGACGACGGACTGGTGGATCAAACCCTACGTCACCCGGTTCCTCGCGCTGCCGGATGGAGCGAAGGTGAGGGATGCGCCCGAGGTCTTCGCTGACGTCAGCAACCTCACCTACATGGGGCACGGGCCCAGGGTGCCACTGCTGATTCTCCAGGGGACGGCGGACACCCTCGTCCTCCCCGAGGTGCAGCGAGCCTTCGCGGTATCGGCTCGATTGCTCGGGCAGGAGGTCCACGTCGAGTACCTCGAAGGCGCGGGCCACGACATCGATGCCACCCACCGGGCGGAGTCGGATGAGCTCATTTGGAGGTGGTTCGGGGAGAGGCTATGA
- a CDS encoding transglycosylase SLT domain-containing protein, whose amino-acid sequence MQMNPNTFKEPQAKYPELQGKNLAAPETNILAGAYYMKDMKAQFGSWDLALRAYNSGPNGVDRSNPNAIPAGTGDATYVQKAYRRDRSHVEGENRRRAGPSNRGRHVRPGHSALLATRPSFTPWAST is encoded by the coding sequence ATGCAGATGAACCCCAACACCTTCAAGGAACCGCAGGCGAAGTACCCGGAGCTGCAGGGCAAGAACCTGGCGGCTCCGGAGACGAACATCCTGGCCGGCGCCTACTACATGAAGGACATGAAGGCGCAGTTCGGCAGCTGGGACCTGGCGCTGCGGGCGTACAACTCCGGCCCCAATGGCGTGGATCGCAGCAACCCGAACGCCATCCCCGCGGGCACCGGTGACGCCACCTACGTGCAGAAGGCGTATAGGCGGGATAGAAGCCATGTTGAGGGTGAGAACAGACGCCGAGCCGGGCCCAGCAACCGCGGCAGGCACGTGAGGCCCGGCCACTCGGCGCTCCTCGCCACCAGGCCCTCCTTCACTCCATGGGCCAGCACGTAG
- a CDS encoding LysR family transcriptional regulator: MISPADMMLFAAVVRAESFTRAARQLGITKQTVSERISKLEEQLGVRLLERTTRRLRVTGAGATYYERCAAIAAQIDEANSEVQQRQEEPVGLLRVSSPMLYGRRYLTPVISEYLARYPQARVELVLADRRIHLIEEGLDVAIHIGPLNDSSLVARKLGEGPVHFVASPRYLSKYGMPSAQQLRSARCIGFSAFETWEAEGVKSRIDPVLTVNDHEFACEAAIAGVGIARVPAILCRDAVRDGRLKILFGRKPVMLRPIHVVYPSRLKLPAKVRLFVDAVAALAEPGLPIRER, from the coding sequence ATGATCTCACCCGCCGACATGATGCTCTTCGCCGCGGTCGTTCGTGCGGAGAGCTTCACCCGGGCTGCGCGCCAGCTCGGCATCACCAAGCAGACCGTCAGCGAGCGCATCAGCAAGCTGGAGGAGCAGCTCGGGGTGCGGCTTCTCGAGCGGACCACGCGGCGCCTGCGGGTCACCGGAGCCGGAGCGACGTACTACGAGCGCTGCGCCGCCATCGCCGCGCAGATCGACGAGGCGAACAGCGAGGTGCAACAGCGGCAGGAAGAGCCCGTCGGCCTGCTGCGGGTCTCCTCACCGATGCTCTATGGCCGGCGCTACCTGACGCCCGTGATTTCGGAGTACCTCGCGCGCTACCCCCAGGCGCGGGTGGAGCTGGTGCTGGCGGACCGCCGTATCCATCTCATCGAAGAAGGGCTGGATGTCGCGATTCACATCGGACCGCTCAACGACTCGTCGCTCGTGGCGAGAAAGCTCGGGGAGGGTCCGGTCCATTTCGTGGCGAGCCCCCGCTACCTGTCGAAGTACGGCATGCCGAGCGCCCAGCAGCTCCGCTCCGCGCGCTGCATTGGATTCAGTGCGTTCGAGACGTGGGAGGCCGAGGGGGTGAAGTCTCGAATCGATCCGGTGCTGACCGTGAATGACCACGAGTTCGCGTGCGAAGCGGCGATCGCCGGGGTCGGCATTGCGCGCGTCCCGGCCATCCTCTGCCGAGACGCGGTCCGGGACGGCCGGCTGAAGATCCTCTTCGGCCGCAAACCCGTGATGCTGCGGCCCATCCACGTCGTCTACCCGAGCCGGCTGAAGCTTCCGGCAAAGGTCCGGCTCTTCGTGGATGCCGTTGCTGCGCTGGCCGAGCCGGGGCTGCCGATCCGTGAGCGCTAG
- a CDS encoding glutathione S-transferase C-terminal domain-containing protein: protein MLDLLDMGLGGSEFLVGGAFTAADVVMASILHMAHTLKLLDRHPRLVEYVKRHVQRPAVRRAVSG, encoded by the coding sequence GTGCTCGACCTCCTCGACATGGGCCTCGGCGGCAGTGAATTCCTGGTGGGAGGGGCTTTCACCGCCGCCGATGTGGTGATGGCCTCCATCCTTCACATGGCACACACGCTGAAGCTGCTCGACAGGCATCCGCGGCTGGTGGAGTACGTCAAGCGCCACGTGCAACGCCCGGCGGTGCGGAGGGCCGTCTCGGGATGA
- a CDS encoding peptidoglycan-binding domain-containing protein produces MAKTKKSEVKKPTVPLLVLGSEGAEVSRLQKSLARLGYEEVGAEGIFDAATQAAVKAFQAQSTLTVYAIVDPKTRGALAAAQAGQPVGSVADRPDESEEESGEEEESEEEESESDEEEESEDEDEDEEDEEESDEDEEDESESDESDESDEEDEDGRKE; encoded by the coding sequence ATGGCCAAGACGAAGAAGTCCGAAGTGAAGAAGCCCACCGTGCCGCTGCTGGTCCTGGGGTCCGAGGGCGCAGAAGTGAGCCGACTCCAGAAGAGCCTGGCCAGGCTGGGGTACGAGGAAGTGGGAGCCGAGGGGATCTTCGACGCCGCCACCCAAGCCGCCGTGAAGGCCTTCCAGGCCCAGAGCACGCTCACCGTTTACGCCATCGTCGACCCCAAAACCCGCGGGGCCCTGGCGGCTGCCCAGGCCGGCCAGCCAGTCGGCTCGGTGGCTGACAGGCCGGACGAGTCCGAGGAGGAGTCGGGCGAGGAGGAGGAGTCCGAGGAGGAGGAGTCCGAGTCGGACGAGGAGGAGGAGTCCGAGGACGAGGACGAGGACGAGGAGGACGAAGAGGAGTCGGACGAGGACGAGGAGGATGAGTCCGAGTCGGACGAGTCGGACGAGTCGGACGAGGAGGACGAGGACGGTCGCAAGGAGTAG
- a CDS encoding DUF1963 domain-containing protein, with protein sequence MQPTLDRADVVRWLTPLLRQRTLLLPAARAQKPERKFRTQFGGRPTALRGERWPRCGRCHRALRFVCQVDYCHDALHQPQPEVAFITFFYCWECHPWGKEQGPARSWCVRAYPLAAEQDAIVLRSRAAPFTQHFVRARLGLSLPDAVGFERHCPELWAAVPGTSGSRQAWANWDVVERAAGELQRAEDLSHPHTRNRGLALGGYPHWVNGPDETPDCGTCGQGMELLVQLSPSPVVDAEWGDVGTLYLFMCRVHINEVDLRIQCT encoded by the coding sequence ATGCAGCCCACCCTCGACAGAGCCGATGTGGTCCGTTGGCTCACGCCCCTGCTGCGCCAGCGCACGCTCTTGTTGCCGGCAGCCCGCGCGCAGAAGCCGGAGAGGAAGTTCCGCACGCAATTCGGCGGCAGGCCGACCGCACTCCGGGGCGAAAGATGGCCCCGTTGCGGTCGCTGCCACAGGGCCCTGCGCTTCGTGTGCCAGGTGGACTACTGCCATGACGCGCTCCACCAGCCCCAGCCAGAGGTGGCATTCATCACCTTCTTCTACTGTTGGGAGTGCCACCCCTGGGGCAAGGAGCAGGGACCAGCCCGGTCCTGGTGTGTACGCGCCTACCCGCTTGCGGCGGAGCAGGACGCAATCGTGCTCCGCTCGCGGGCAGCCCCCTTCACCCAGCATTTTGTCCGTGCCCGGTTGGGCCTCTCGTTACCGGATGCGGTGGGCTTCGAGCGGCACTGCCCTGAGCTCTGGGCGGCGGTGCCGGGCACCAGCGGCTCCCGCCAGGCTTGGGCCAATTGGGACGTCGTCGAGCGTGCCGCGGGGGAGTTGCAACGGGCGGAGGACCTGAGCCATCCGCACACGCGCAACCGAGGCCTGGCGTTGGGCGGCTACCCCCATTGGGTCAACGGCCCGGATGAAACCCCGGACTGCGGGACGTGTGGCCAGGGAATGGAGTTGCTGGTGCAGTTGTCCCCCAGTCCCGTGGTGGACGCCGAATGGGGGGACGTCGGGACCCTCTATCTCTTCATGTGCCGGGTCCACATCAACGAGGTGGACCTTCGCATCCAGTGCACGTAA
- a CDS encoding DUF5953 family protein → MAVFPEELGIIVYAPALVGDERRPLAIVHGMEGALPGLRLEWTLSEKEEFIALPHRDEWVATDRTDNGFPFLCNDDRTRPVTITGWENPNGLAAGSPPYLEVHGSLHLDAAGIAAAADVLAAMGEGARAFWGHATPFNSAVEISRQTIDPVRKPGVPPRGLPALRFPDYIRAPEIPHNLGWLNYWSAAAADAIGFPDPARDAELLSRARRTATGGWVVRLTDAPLDLDNPAHLDALKRAYERFPEIGGRSTP, encoded by the coding sequence ATGGCTGTCTTCCCTGAGGAGCTCGGCATCATTGTTTATGCACCTGCGCTCGTGGGTGACGAGAGGCGGCCGCTCGCTATCGTCCATGGAATGGAAGGCGCGCTTCCTGGTCTACGGCTGGAGTGGACGCTCTCTGAAAAAGAAGAGTTCATTGCATTGCCTCACCGCGATGAATGGGTCGCGACAGACAGGACAGACAACGGGTTTCCGTTCCTTTGCAACGATGACAGAACCCGCCCGGTGACGATTACCGGGTGGGAGAACCCGAACGGGCTTGCGGCAGGAAGCCCGCCGTACTTGGAAGTCCATGGGTCGCTGCACCTGGACGCAGCCGGCATTGCAGCCGCAGCGGATGTGCTGGCTGCCATGGGGGAAGGCGCCCGCGCTTTCTGGGGGCACGCAACGCCGTTCAACTCGGCCGTTGAGATTTCGCGGCAAACGATCGATCCGGTACGTAAGCCAGGGGTCCCGCCACGCGGGCTCCCTGCACTCAGGTTCCCAGACTACATCCGCGCGCCCGAGATTCCGCATAACCTCGGGTGGCTGAACTACTGGTCGGCTGCTGCCGCAGATGCCATCGGGTTCCCGGACCCGGCCCGCGACGCGGAGCTGCTCTCGCGCGCACGGCGCACAGCGACGGGCGGGTGGGTTGTCAGGCTCACCGATGCGCCGCTCGACCTGGACAACCCCGCCCACCTGGACGCGCTCAAACGGGCCTACGAGCGCTTCCCGGAGATCGGCGGGCGCTCCACCCCTTGA
- a CDS encoding DUF6310 domain-containing protein, producing the protein MLSAPELVVGAVIVVGVVVVGFAIKEALDMYEEKRGSPQVRPVPETRPVPETKPVPQEPSPEKRLKPEPKGPDFPPLGPVEVTERDRRPECKPIPVPHRGGNNDHNKCADRIQNNSFPGWDVLVNGKQFDALQLATRTLWEVKTDDFDIHSPHSQRFFARMKLPEIQREKRLAEACGYSLAVGVKSAAHKVALEALDKTLEVVVMDWC; encoded by the coding sequence GTGCTGTCGGCCCCGGAGCTCGTGGTGGGGGCGGTGATTGTGGTGGGCGTTGTGGTGGTGGGCTTCGCCATCAAAGAGGCCCTGGATATGTATGAGGAGAAGAGGGGCAGTCCCCAGGTAAGACCCGTGCCTGAAACGCGCCCCGTGCCTGAAACAAAGCCCGTTCCGCAGGAACCCTCGCCGGAAAAAAGGCTCAAGCCGGAGCCAAAAGGGCCGGATTTCCCTCCTCTTGGGCCAGTCGAAGTCACGGAGCGAGACCGCCGCCCGGAGTGCAAACCCATCCCGGTGCCACATCGAGGCGGAAACAATGATCATAACAAGTGCGCCGACAGAATTCAGAACAACAGTTTCCCCGGCTGGGACGTGCTCGTCAATGGCAAGCAATTTGACGCGCTGCAACTGGCCACGCGCACGTTGTGGGAAGTAAAGACTGATGACTTCGACATACACTCGCCTCATTCCCAGAGGTTCTTTGCTCGGATGAAACTGCCGGAAATACAACGCGAGAAAAGGCTCGCAGAAGCATGCGGGTATAGCCTTGCCGTTGGTGTGAAAAGCGCCGCGCACAAGGTTGCTCTCGAGGCACTGGATAAAACCCTTGAGGTCGTCGTCATGGATTGGTGCTGA
- a CDS encoding M23 family metallopeptidase — MKLKKTFSSAALLPLVLSACGAPGGDEPPIMPLDNLEQPALVSDISQTCITPDPSGFESLETAAGGELDEWSEAINALPASATRTDLQNRLLTRLRSPYSAFATPAEAQSFLRSFRTPLPLRLPFTSNAPYLAGTEVKLGHGWRYNGGGIHRGLDISRFNTPADKDPSFDVLAIADGKVIGIYFDGPPGGGGNTVVLEHTGANGKKLYSFYMHLRNGRAHDVAAVKAITCPAGDDGCARYKSMATNYPNHPSWGSDTDTLSVSLGQWVTQGQKIAKSGNTMTAGSLEADGKPASNHANNHLHVYIGAPTPTDPKIAVEVDPYGVYEKVSTGCYDGFQDTYYPRLWMPHSPDFHGVTWATFTELPEYYSGMSYRPKTLSYYEQDGVLRVAGSYQYSTDMQWGVQAGLDSAGFDTQVDLWRQSGYVPRETRIRINSAGQARYSTLFGKLRTNEQVRFEHRLTQASLDSLYKTYVVDAGWRVEDFFPYREGGVQYYAVLFSNFDTNTRWLLYGLSKAQALSELAALPGQGMHVDNIVADPTYSPPRFAFTANDASGCVPHVYVDGAMSLYQSIYENEADQGYRLQKLQVYNNGASFTALFDRVGTCP, encoded by the coding sequence ATGAAACTCAAGAAAACCTTCTCTTCCGCGGCGCTGCTCCCTCTCGTCCTCTCCGCCTGTGGGGCTCCCGGCGGGGACGAGCCACCCATCATGCCCCTGGACAACCTGGAGCAGCCCGCCCTGGTCAGCGACATCTCGCAGACGTGCATCACCCCGGATCCCTCCGGCTTCGAGTCCCTGGAGACGGCCGCCGGTGGCGAGCTGGACGAATGGAGTGAGGCCATCAACGCCCTGCCCGCGTCAGCCACCAGGACGGACCTGCAGAACCGGCTGCTCACCCGCCTCCGCAGCCCGTACTCGGCCTTCGCCACCCCGGCCGAGGCCCAGTCCTTCCTGCGCTCCTTCCGCACGCCACTGCCCCTGCGGCTGCCCTTCACCTCGAATGCACCCTACCTCGCTGGCACCGAGGTGAAGCTGGGCCACGGCTGGCGCTACAACGGCGGTGGCATCCACCGCGGGCTCGACATCAGCCGCTTCAACACGCCCGCCGACAAGGATCCCAGCTTCGACGTGCTGGCCATCGCGGACGGCAAGGTCATCGGCATCTACTTCGATGGCCCTCCCGGCGGCGGCGGCAACACGGTGGTCCTCGAGCACACCGGCGCCAACGGGAAGAAGCTCTACAGCTTCTACATGCACCTGCGCAACGGCCGGGCCCACGACGTGGCCGCCGTCAAGGCGATCACCTGCCCCGCCGGTGACGATGGGTGCGCTCGTTACAAGTCGATGGCGACGAACTACCCGAACCACCCCTCGTGGGGCTCGGACACCGACACCCTTTCCGTCTCCCTGGGCCAGTGGGTCACCCAGGGACAGAAGATCGCGAAGTCGGGCAACACGATGACCGCTGGCTCGCTCGAGGCCGACGGCAAGCCCGCCAGCAATCACGCCAACAACCACCTGCACGTGTACATCGGCGCGCCCACGCCCACCGACCCGAAGATAGCCGTCGAGGTGGACCCGTATGGCGTCTACGAGAAGGTCTCCACCGGCTGCTACGACGGCTTCCAGGACACGTACTATCCGCGGCTGTGGATGCCCCACTCCCCGGACTTCCATGGCGTCACCTGGGCCACCTTCACCGAGCTGCCCGAGTACTACAGCGGCATGAGCTACCGCCCGAAGACGCTCAGCTACTACGAGCAGGACGGAGTGCTGCGCGTGGCGGGCTCCTACCAGTACTCCACGGACATGCAGTGGGGCGTGCAGGCCGGGCTGGACAGCGCCGGCTTCGACACCCAGGTGGACCTGTGGCGGCAGTCCGGCTACGTGCCGCGTGAGACGCGCATCCGCATCAACTCGGCCGGCCAGGCCCGCTACAGCACCCTCTTCGGCAAGCTGCGCACCAACGAGCAGGTCCGCTTCGAGCACCGGCTGACGCAGGCCAGCCTGGACTCGCTCTACAAGACGTACGTGGTGGACGCGGGCTGGCGCGTGGAGGACTTCTTCCCCTACCGGGAGGGCGGCGTGCAGTACTACGCGGTCCTGTTCAGCAACTTCGACACCAACACGCGCTGGCTGCTCTACGGCTTGTCCAAGGCGCAGGCTCTGTCGGAGCTCGCCGCGCTGCCGGGTCAGGGCATGCATGTGGACAACATCGTCGCGGATCCCACCTACAGCCCGCCGCGCTTCGCCTTCACCGCCAATGACGCCAGCGGCTGCGTCCCCCATGTCTACGTGGACGGCGCCATGTCCCTGTACCAGTCCATCTACGAGAACGAGGCGGACCAGGGATACCGGCTACAGAAGCTGCAGGTCTACAACAACGGAGCCTCCTTCACGGCCCTCTTCGACCGGGTGGGCACCTGCCCGTGA
- a CDS encoding SDR family oxidoreductase — MRLENKVAFITGGNSGIGLATARLFLAEGARVAITGRNPETLDAAARELGPNLLALQADVKDVAATERAVAQAAERFGALDIVFANAGIGGLTAVGNTSLAAFEEVLRVNLTSAFFTVQAALPYLNKGASVVLNGSVHSVLGAPGYAAYAASKAGVRSMARVLASELSPRGIRVNVVSPGAAHTPIWSARAPTPDAYAALEKNLSQGIPLGRMGNADEVAKTVLFLASDDASNIQAAEFFVDGGTTGAPMGAPIYRVPQRSSL, encoded by the coding sequence ATGCGACTCGAGAACAAGGTGGCGTTCATCACGGGTGGAAACAGCGGCATCGGTCTGGCCACGGCGCGGTTGTTCCTGGCCGAGGGGGCCCGGGTCGCCATCACGGGGCGAAACCCGGAGACGCTCGACGCCGCGGCGAGGGAGCTGGGCCCGAATCTGCTCGCCCTCCAGGCGGACGTGAAGGACGTGGCGGCGACGGAGCGGGCCGTGGCCCAGGCCGCCGAGCGGTTCGGCGCGCTGGACATCGTGTTCGCCAACGCGGGCATCGGGGGACTCACCGCCGTGGGCAATACGTCCCTGGCGGCTTTCGAGGAGGTGCTGCGCGTCAACCTCACCTCGGCGTTCTTCACCGTCCAGGCGGCCCTGCCCTACTTGAACAAGGGCGCATCCGTGGTGCTCAACGGCTCCGTGCACAGCGTCCTGGGCGCACCGGGGTACGCGGCCTACGCGGCCAGCAAGGCGGGCGTGAGGTCCATGGCACGCGTGCTGGCCTCGGAGCTGTCTCCGCGCGGCATCCGGGTCAACGTGGTGTCGCCCGGTGCGGCCCATACGCCCATCTGGTCCGCGCGGGCCCCCACCCCCGACGCGTACGCCGCGTTGGAAAAGAACCTCTCCCAAGGCATCCCGCTCGGACGCATGGGCAATGCCGACGAGGTGGCGAAGACCGTGTTGTTCCTCGCATCGGACGATGCGTCGAACATCCAGGCCGCCGAGTTCTTCGTCGATGGGGGCACCACGGGCGCGCCGATGGGGGCTCCCATCTACCGGGTGCCCCAACGTTCCAGCCTCTGA
- a CDS encoding winged helix-turn-helix transcriptional regulator gives MKRTSLESAECPIARALDVIGDWWSLLIIRDALLGKRRFGEFQKSLGLAKNILAARLRTLVNHGILELAPASDGSAYQEYVLTEKGRGLFPVLVALRQWGGAHFFGPGEAIPELVDREHGQPVRTLELRSEDGRLLGPGDTELRPPTRRRHGQ, from the coding sequence GTGAAGCGCACGAGCCTCGAATCAGCGGAATGCCCCATCGCGCGGGCGCTGGATGTCATTGGGGACTGGTGGTCCCTGCTCATCATCCGCGACGCGCTGCTGGGCAAGCGCCGCTTCGGTGAGTTCCAGAAGAGCCTGGGCCTGGCCAAGAACATCCTGGCGGCACGCCTGCGCACGCTGGTGAACCACGGCATCCTGGAGTTGGCGCCCGCGTCGGATGGGAGCGCCTACCAGGAGTACGTCCTGACGGAGAAGGGACGGGGCCTGTTTCCCGTGCTCGTGGCGCTCCGGCAGTGGGGCGGCGCGCACTTCTTCGGGCCCGGAGAGGCCATCCCGGAGCTGGTGGACCGGGAGCACGGCCAGCCCGTGCGGACGTTGGAGCTGCGCTCGGAGGATGGGCGGCTGCTGGGCCCGGGCGACACCGAGCTGCGTCCGCCAACCCGCAGGCGTCACGGCCAATGA
- a CDS encoding ATP-binding protein, translating to MPPPPHSRAPLARSTLIKMGVRIAVVIALTTFFSYLHMLHTLRTEALTQLEQHVSERSQREQAIFLLAEDNLGAVKKALAERIRTLGPEDVGARFDSLFVRLPDGTVRSRPESFDGTKVPGVFVPRGVILDEDMRRRLLASYDVLSWYGPAFHVRFTDAFVTLPEGPIILYWPERPTWVHDAEPGLMVTELEYFVTSRPENNPERRTLWSEVYLDTVSGRSMTSVTIPLDLEGRYVAAFSLDVLLEELVARTINDHLPGTYNVIFRDDGKLIAHPGMVTQAGEEDHMRHIVERVQARQPGQAVLELPERGEYLAMGKLRGPGWNFVTVLPEHIVTKPAFQAARYVLLLGLLSLVLELAIMAWVLRNQITRPLESFTQAADRIASGDFHVELDTSRDDELGQLARSFRSMADKVQHREQALREANEGLEQRVEERTRELTEVHLQLVQTARRAGMAEIATNVLHNVGNVLNSVYTSAQLAKERMAGMRLEQVDRVANLLHEHQSSIGTFLSQDERGRNALPFLEKLGQNLLEERREIISLLDDVGRYTEHVGDIVKVQQNYARAPRMQEPVHMADLLEDALRINATGLTRHQVKVVRQLADLPPVLTDKHKTLMILVNLVSNAKYAMDGVPPTERVLTVKLERTGNEQVRIQMHDNGMGIAPEMLTRIFQYGFTTRQEGHGFGLHSSALAAQEMGGKLTVHSEGPGHGATFTLELPYLAAPPQAT from the coding sequence ATGCCGCCCCCTCCCCACTCCCGTGCTCCGCTGGCCCGCTCGACGCTCATCAAGATGGGCGTGCGTATCGCGGTGGTCATCGCCCTGACGACCTTCTTCAGCTACCTCCACATGCTCCACACGCTGCGCACCGAGGCGCTCACGCAGTTGGAGCAGCACGTCTCGGAGCGCAGCCAGCGGGAGCAGGCCATCTTCCTGCTGGCCGAGGACAACCTCGGCGCCGTCAAGAAGGCCCTGGCGGAGCGCATCCGGACCCTGGGCCCGGAGGACGTGGGCGCGCGCTTCGACAGTCTGTTCGTGCGGTTGCCCGACGGCACGGTCCGCAGCCGCCCCGAGAGCTTCGATGGCACGAAGGTGCCAGGCGTCTTCGTCCCCCGGGGCGTCATCCTCGACGAGGACATGCGCCGCCGGTTGCTGGCCTCCTATGACGTGCTCTCCTGGTACGGGCCCGCCTTCCACGTCCGCTTCACGGACGCCTTCGTCACGCTGCCCGAGGGGCCGATCATCCTCTACTGGCCCGAGCGCCCCACCTGGGTCCACGACGCAGAACCCGGCCTCATGGTCACGGAGCTGGAGTACTTCGTCACCAGCCGGCCCGAGAACAACCCGGAGCGGCGGACGCTCTGGTCCGAGGTCTACTTGGATACGGTCAGCGGCAGATCCATGACCTCGGTCACCATTCCCCTGGACCTCGAGGGCCGGTATGTCGCGGCGTTCAGCCTGGACGTGCTCCTGGAGGAGCTGGTGGCCCGCACCATCAACGACCACCTGCCCGGCACGTACAACGTCATCTTCCGCGATGACGGCAAGCTCATCGCCCATCCCGGAATGGTCACCCAGGCCGGCGAAGAGGACCACATGCGGCACATCGTCGAGCGCGTGCAGGCCCGTCAGCCCGGGCAGGCCGTGCTGGAGCTGCCGGAGCGTGGCGAGTACCTCGCCATGGGAAAGCTGCGGGGGCCCGGCTGGAACTTCGTCACCGTGCTTCCCGAGCACATCGTGACGAAGCCCGCCTTCCAGGCCGCCCGCTACGTGCTGCTGCTCGGCCTCCTGTCCCTCGTCCTCGAGCTGGCCATCATGGCCTGGGTGCTCAGGAATCAGATCACCCGCCCGCTGGAGTCCTTCACCCAGGCCGCCGACCGGATCGCTTCCGGTGACTTCCACGTGGAGCTGGACACCTCGCGCGACGACGAGCTGGGGCAGCTTGCCCGCTCTTTCCGGTCCATGGCCGACAAGGTCCAGCACCGCGAGCAGGCCCTGCGCGAGGCCAACGAGGGATTGGAGCAGCGCGTCGAGGAGCGCACCCGCGAGCTCACGGAGGTCCACCTGCAGCTCGTGCAGACGGCCCGGCGCGCGGGCATGGCGGAGATCGCCACCAACGTGCTGCACAACGTGGGCAACGTGCTCAACAGCGTCTACACCTCCGCCCAGTTGGCCAAGGAGCGCATGGCGGGCATGCGTCTGGAGCAGGTGGACCGCGTGGCCAACCTGCTCCACGAGCACCAATCCAGCATCGGCACCTTCCTCTCCCAGGACGAGCGCGGCAGGAACGCCCTGCCCTTCCTGGAAAAGCTGGGCCAGAACCTGCTCGAAGAGCGCCGGGAGATCATCTCCCTGCTCGATGACGTGGGCCGCTACACCGAGCACGTGGGAGACATCGTCAAGGTGCAGCAGAACTACGCTCGCGCGCCCCGGATGCAGGAGCCCGTGCACATGGCGGATCTGTTGGAGGACGCGCTGCGCATCAACGCCACCGGACTCACCCGCCATCAGGTGAAGGTGGTGCGCCAGCTGGCCGACCTGCCTCCGGTGCTCACCGACAAGCACAAGACGCTGATGATCCTGGTCAACCTGGTGAGCAACGCCAAGTACGCCATGGACGGGGTGCCTCCCACCGAGCGGGTGCTCACCGTGAAGCTGGAGCGCACCGGGAACGAGCAGGTGCGCATCCAGATGCATGACAACGGCATGGGCATCGCACCGGAGATGCTCACCCGCATCTTCCAGTATGGCTTCACCACCCGGCAGGAGGGGCATGGCTTCGGCCTGCACTCCAGCGCCCTGGCGGCCCAGGAGATGGGGGGGAAGCTCACCGTCCACAGCGAGGGGCCTGGACACGGGGCCACCTTCACCCTGGAACTGCCCTACCTCGCAGCGCCTCCACAGGCGACTTGA